A DNA window from Aphelocoma coerulescens isolate FSJ_1873_10779 chromosome 7, UR_Acoe_1.0, whole genome shotgun sequence contains the following coding sequences:
- the FAM237A gene encoding protein FAM237A, which yields MDLGSRGRIHCTMRLTCSLLLMAVFCVKPFLCHSQIDPLALGRADPQCWESSSAVLLEMRKPRISDSVSGFWDFMIFLKSSENLKHGALFWDLAQLFWDIYVDCVLSRTHGLGRRQLAEAEQKIATLHSQFTGRNQGTFSHIQRSPVLKKKDSFEDLISIHIHKSRSILLGRIIGELGKKRKLHI from the exons ATGGATCttggaagcagaggaagaatCCACTGCACCATGAGACTCACCTGCTCTCTCTTACTCATGGCAGTGTTCTGTGTGAAACCCTTCCTCTGCCATAGTCAAATTGATCCACTAGCTCTTGGGCGGGCAGACCCCCAGTGCTGGGAATCTTCCTCAGCTGTTCTACTAGAGATGAGGAAGCCTCGCAtttctgactctgtcagtgGCTTTTGGGACTTCATGATCTTTCTGAAATCCTCAGAGAACTTGAAACATGGGGCTTTGTTCTGGGATCTGGCTCAGCTCTTCTGGGATATCTATGTGGACTGTGTGCTCTCCAGAACCCATGGCCTAGGCAGAAGGCAGCTGGCAGAAGCTGAGCAGAAGATTGCTACCCTACATTCTCAGTTCACAGGGAGAAACCAAG GGACATTTTCTCATATTCAGAGGTCACCAGTTCTGAAGAAGAAAGACTCATTTGAAGATTTAATAAGTATCCACATACACAAGAGTAGATCTATATTACTTGGAAGAATCATTGGAGAGctaggaaaaaagaggaaattacaCATTTAG